A DNA window from Schistocerca gregaria isolate iqSchGreg1 chromosome 2, iqSchGreg1.2, whole genome shotgun sequence contains the following coding sequences:
- the LOC126335857 gene encoding gustatory receptor for sugar taste 43a-like, translated as MPVDGFRSLSVIELLIFVYFTLCDVALMQQFVVPVLELWSRFRTLNAQLVDCLSCLGEPRLSQLLLGWQKKRRCDNLSGRLRRLQHAHLVLQRAAELLQEHVSPAVTFHVVYSVLGTIYSIYELLVVLMVQKKVESLLMYPSLSFCSYWLVHHVFNLLLMTLSCSILEDQEAQTAAVLCRSVGMAESAPLAEAFLLQIKHGPSIRFTASGLLPINKSLLVSAVSAVATYLVVLGQLTQ; from the coding sequence ATGCCTGTTGATGGGTTTCGAAGCTTGAGCGTAATAgaactactgatttttgtttatttcacacTTTGTGATGTGGCACTGATGCAGCAGTTTGTAGTGCCAGTGTTGGAGCTGTGGTCGCGCTTCCGGACGCTGAACGCTCAGCTGGTGGACTGTCTGTCCTGCCTGGGAGAGCCCCGGCTGTCTCAGCTGCTGCTGGGCTGGCAGAAGAAGCGGCGGTGCGACAACCTGAGCGGCAGGCTGCGACGGCTGCAGCACGCCCACCTGGTGCTGCAGCGCGCTGcagagctgctgcaggagcacgtgTCACCTGCAGTCACCTTCCATGTGGTGTACAGCGTCCTGGGGACCATCTACAGTATCTATGAACTGCTCGTAGTGCTAATGGTACAGAAGAAGGTGGAGAGCCTACTTATGTATCCATCCCTAAGTTTTTGTTCATACTGGTTAGTACATCATGTCTTCAACCTACTGCTGATGACTTTGTCGTGCTCCATCCTGGAAGATCAAGAGGCGCAAACTGCAGCTGTGCTATGCAGGTCAGTGGGAATGGCAGAATCGGCGCCTCTGGCAGAGGCCTTCCTCTTGCAGATAAAGCATGGGCCATCAATAAGATTCACTGCATCTGGATTGCTGCCAATTAACAAAAGTCTGCTAGTGTCAGCTGTTTCTGCTGTTGCCACCTACCTCGTTGTTCTTGGGCAACTTACTCAATAA